A DNA window from Choristoneura fumiferana chromosome 24, NRCan_CFum_1, whole genome shotgun sequence contains the following coding sequences:
- the LOC141441673 gene encoding lipase 3-like — protein MAPQEITCLLFIVSLSICSAATNTVALLANLTSIPISKEANKGTGFVELATKYGYNTESHVVTTEDGYVLILHRIPPATHCAKKTPLYLLHNIHQSSTGFLSIAEQSPGFIFSDDCYDVWFGNLRGNEYGRKHVSLDPDKDLEFWKFHIHENGVYDVPASIDYILDNTGSEQLIYIGFSHGGGAFFVLNSEKPEYASKISLHVSLAPSTRLLNNKSLAIRTLTVTINELRLALEAAGVWELVAKGFPLQGFLATLCQIPLLAAVVCGLATAVVDAPHPGSLPPEAQKRIYSTLLSGTSVETFAHYGQLETSKKFSKFDYGLVENLKRYGSATPPEYDFKASNVPVVMFQGLNDHITDVADTDWVVEQLPNVIDYIKLEDPLWNHLDMLYSVYWKDKIYARMKTYLQQYSKVY, from the coding sequence ATGGCGCCCCAAGAAATAACTTGTCTTCTGTTCATTGTTTCTCTATCAATATGTTCAGCGGCTACTAATACTGTCGCATTACTAGCAAATCTAACTTCAATTCCAATAAGTAAGGAAGCAAACAAGGGTACAGGGTTTGTAGAACTGGCCACAAAATATGGATACAATACGGAATCCCATGTCGTTACAACTGAAGATGGGTACGTACTGATCTTACATAGAATACCACCAGCAACACACTGTGCGAAGAAAACTCCGTTGTACTTGCTTCATAATATCCATCAGTCATCAACAGGCTTTTTGAGTATAGCAGAACAGTCACCAGGGTTTATATTCTCTGATGACTGTTACGACGTTTGGTTTGGAAACTTAAGAGGCAATGAATATGGTCGGAAACATGTCAGCCTCGACCCCGATAAAGATTTAGAATTTTGGAAATTCCACATTCACGAAAACGGCGTGTACGACGTGCCTGCTTCCATAGACTATATCTTAGACAACACTGGTTCAGAACAGTTGATTTACATCGGCTTCTCTCATGGTGGCGGCGCATTCTTTGTCCTGAATTCTGAAAAACCAGAGTACGCATCGAAAATCAGTCTTCATGTCAGCTTAGCTCCTTCTACCAGACTATTGAACAACAAGTCTTTAGCTATAAGGACGCTAACAGTGACAATTAATGAGTTACGCCTCGCTTTAGAAGCCGCCGGCGTGTGGGAGCTCGTAGCTAAAGGTTTCCCCCTACAAGGATTCCTGGCTACTTTATGCCAAATACCTCTTCTCGCTGCAGTTGTTTGTGGATTGGCCACAGCGGTGGTAGATGCTCCTCATCCTGGCTCTCTACCTCCAGAAGCGCAGAAAAGAATTTATAGCACTTTACTATCCGGTACTTCTGTGGAGACATTCGCTCATTACGGACAGCTTGAAACCAGCAAGAAGTTCAGCAAATTCGATTATGGATTAGTGGAAAATCTTAAACGGTATGGGTCTGCTACACCACCTGAATACGATTTCAAGGCATCGAACGTTCCAGTCGTTATGTTCCAAGGTCTTAATGACCATATAACGGATGTGGCTGATACCGATTGGGTTGTTGAACAACTGCCAAATGTAATTGACTATATCAAATTGGAAGACCCGCTGTGGAATCATCTTGACATGCTATACAGTGTTTACTGGAAGGACAAAATATACGCTCGTATGAAAACATATTTGCAACAATATTCCAAAGTATATTGA